The Pseudodesulfovibrio cashew genomic sequence CAACAGGGTGGGGATGTCCTCCTTGCGCTCCCGCAGCGGGGGGATGGCGATGCTGAACACGTTGAGGCGGTGATAGAGCGCCTCGTGAAAGCGCCCCTCCTCCACTTCCACGGAGAGGTCCCGGTTGGTGGCGAAAAGGAAGCGCACGTCCACGGAGCGCTCCTCGCGGTCGCCCACGCGCCGGTACTTCTGGGATTCGAACACGCGCAGAAGCATGGCCTGGACCTCCAGGGGCAGTTCGCCCACCTCGTCGAAGAAGATGGTCCCCTTGTCCGCCTGGGCCAGGACGCCCTCCTGGGAGTGCTCCGCGCCGGTGAAGGCTCCCTTGCAGTAACCAAATAGCTCACTGCGCAGCAGGTCCTTGTTGAACGAACCACAGTTCTTGATGATGAGCGGCATGTCCGCGCGCAGGCTGCGCGAGTGCAGGACGTTGACCACCACGTTCTTGCCCACGCCGGACTCGCCGGTGATGAGCACCGGGGCCTCGGTGGGCGCGACCTTGTCCACCAGATATTCGACATGGCGCATGGCCGACGAGGAGCCGATGATCCGGTGCATGATCTCGCCGCCCTTGCGCCTGCGCAACTGGCGCAGCTCACGCTGCATGAGCTTGCGCTGGTAGGCCCGGTCGATGAGCATGTTCATACGGTCCAGGGAGAAGGGCTTGGTCACATAGTCGTAGGCCCCCATCTTCATGGCCTCCACGGCGCTGTCCACCTCGGAGTAGCCGGTGATCATGATCACCTCCACGTCAGCCAGGTTCTCGCGGAAATGCTCCAGCAGGCGGATGCCGTTGCCGTCGGGCAGCCGGACGTCCAGCAGGACCACGTCGAAGTCCTGCTTTGCGGCGAGCTTCATGGCCTGGACCGCGTTGTCCGCCGTGGTCACCTCGCGGCCCGGCAGGGCCAGCTCCCGTTCGGCAAGCTTGCGGATGAAGAATTCGTCGTCGACAACCAGGACGCGTATGGATTTCGTCTTTTCCATGGCACACCCCTATTCGCTGAAGAAAGGCAGAATGACCTCGAAGACCGCGCCCTCGCCCTCTTCGCTCGAAGCCGTGATCTCGCCGCCGTGCTTTTTGATGATGTTGTAGCAGGTCGAAAGACCGACGCCGATGCCCTGCCCCGGCGGCTTGGTGGTGAAGAACGGCTCGAACAGCTTGTCGATGTTCTCCTGGGCGATGCCATGGCCGGTGTCGATGACCCGAAGCAGGACCATGCTCCCCTCCACCTCGCTATCGATGGTGATGGAGCCCGACTCCCGCACCGCGTACAGGGCGTTGAGAATCAGGTTGAGCGCCACCTGCATGAGCTCGCCGGGGTGTCCCATGACGCACGGTTCTTCATCTGAGAGGGAGAGCGAGATGATCCCGGGCGGCAGGGCCGAGAGCCTGGGATGCAGCAGCTTCAGGCAGTTGAGGATGATGTTGTTGACGTTGACGATGGTCATGGCCCGCACGTCGCGGTGCCCGAAAGAGAGCAGGTTCTGGACGATCTCGGAGCAGCGGTTGCACTCCTTGAGCACGATGTCGAGATACTCGGCGAAGACTTCCAGCAGGTCGGTGCACTCCTCACCCTCGCGCAGGCAGGAGCCGAGCCGTCCCATGTACCCGGACAGGGCCTCGGCAAACCCCCTGATGCTCGTCAGCGGGTTGTTGATCTCATGGGCAACGCCCTCGGCAAGCACGCCGATGGTCGCCATGCGTTCGGCCTGAAAATACTTGGCCTGATACTGCTTCTCCATGGTCACGTCGCGGTGCAGGAGCAGGACCTTGTCCGGATTGCCCTCGGTCCCGGACATGAGCGCGGCGGAGCACTCGATCTGCCGGTTCTCGCCGTCCACCTGCATGATCTGCAACTGGCGGCAGACCTTCTTGCCCTCCTTGCGGGCCATGAGCAGGGGGCACGGCGAGCACGGCCCGTCCGCGCCCTTGAAGACCTTGTAGCAGGGCTCGCCCAACGGATCGTCCGGGCTCCGGTACGTCTCGAAAAAAGCGTTGTTGACCGAGAGCAGCCGGTAGTCCGGCGAGACCACGGCCACCACGTCCGGGATGCCGTTGAGAATGTCCTGAACGTCGCGCCGCTTCTGCTCAAGTTCAATGTTCGATGCCTTGAGCTCGTTGATGGTCTTCTGGACTTCCTTGAAGAACCCGAGCTTGATGGAGTCGATTCCGATGATGTCCTCGATACCCGCCTTCCTGCCGCGTCCGCCCCCTTCGTCCGATCCGTGCCGTGTCATATCACCACGCCTCGTAGTACAGGTTGAGGATGTCCTTCCACGTGGCCTCGCGCGGGTTGGTCAGCATGCAGATGTCCTTGACCGCGTTGTGGCTGGCCTGGGACAGCATGGTCCTGTCGGGCAGGATCTCGCGCAGACGGCACGGGATTCCCAACTCCTCGCGCAGTTCCTCCAGGGCCGCGATGCCGGCCATGGCCGTCTCCTCGTCGCTCCCGTAGCGCTTGCCGGTGATAATTTCACCAATCTTCGCCATCTTCTCCTTGCATGCCGGCAGGTTGTAGCGCATCACCACGGGCAGCAGTAGGGAATGGGCCGTGCCGTGTACCACGTCGAACATGCCGCCGAGGGAGTGGGCCAGAGCGTGCCCCAGCCCCACGCTGGCGTTGGTGAAAGCCATGCCCGAGGAAGACCCGGCGATGGCCAATTGCTCCAGGTCGTCGATATGCAGGTGCTCCAGAGCCGGGCGGATGTGCCGGATCAGCAGGTCCAGCCCCTTGAGGCTCCAGACCTCGGTGAACGGGTTGGCAATGGGCGAGACGTAGGACTCGACGGCGTGGGCCAGCGAGTCGTACAGGGGCGGAATGAGCAGCTCGCGGGTCAGTGTGCCCAGAAGCAACGGGTCGGAGATGGAGATATTGGGCACCAGAGTCCGGCTGATCAGGGTCATTTTGACCCGGCGCTCCAAGTCGGTGATCACCGTGAACTGGGAGATGTTCGACTCGCTGCCCATGGTGGTGGGTATGAACACCATGGGCGGCAAGGGATTGCGAACCTGATTGGCCCCTTCGTAGTCCCGGATGTCACCGCCGTTGCTGACGATCAGGGCAATGCCCTTGGCCGTGTCCATGGGGCTCCCGCCCCCCAGGGCCATGATGACGTCGGCCTCTTCCCGCTGGTAGAGCTCCACCCCCTTGCGGACCTGGAAATCCCTCGGGTTGGGCGACACGTCGCAGTAGTAGACGAAATCGAGGTCCTCGGCCCTGAGAACGTCCAACAGCTTCTCCACCCATCCGGCTTCCTCCACGCCCGGGTCGGAAACGACGAAAATCTTCGACGCGCCCAGCCGCTTGGCGCAGATGCTGGCATACTGAAGGCTCCCCCGGCCGAAAATGAATTCCGGCGTCGCAAACTTGAATACATCCACACTCGTTTCCTTTTGCTTCACCACACCGGCCCGTCCCGTTCCCTCCGCTCCGAAAAGCTCCTGTGCCTCGGCGCGAAGCCGAGACCTTTCCGGTCCATATTCTCCCGACTAGGGGAAACTGGCAAGGATAATTGCGAAAAAATCGCAATGAACCGTGCCCTGTATCCCTACGTCCGGGCGGCGAAATCCCTGGCCATGCGCCGCATGAGAAAGTATTTCTCGTCAAATCCCATCTCGCACATGTGTGCATAGACCTCGGGTGCGATGCCCTTGGTCAGCATCATCTGCATGTAGATCAGGTCATCCACGTCGTGCTCTGCCGTATAGAGCGGCGGGGCCTCGTCCGAGAGCCAGTACTCGTCTGAGATGAGCCGCAACTCCTTGGCCCGTGAATACTGGGCCGAGGCGGGCAGAATCGTGTTGATGCCCAGGATGGGCATGGTGGCGGGACGAATGTCGCGGATGAGCTCCACGGTCTCCCCGATGGTGTCCATGGTTTCACCGGGGTTGCCGACCATGAGGAAACAGCAGGGCTCCATGCCGGCCTGATGGGTGAAGCGAAAGGCGTCCCGCACCTGGTCCGGAGTAAACCCCTTGTTGGCGGTCTTCAGGACACGGGGACTGCCGGACTCCACGCCGTAGTAGATGCGATAGCACCCGGCCCGGCGCATCCAGGCAAGGAGTTCCTCGTCCACCAGATCCACCCGGGTCTCCGCCATCCAGAGGAACTCCAGCTTGCGGTCGATGATCTCCCGGCACAGGGAGATGACCCGCTCCCGGTTCAGGGAAAAGAGGTCGTCGGAAAAATAGATGTGGCGCACGTCGAACCGCTCCATGAGCATCTCGATCTCGCCGATGACGTTGAGGGGCGACCGGGAGGCCCACCGTCCGTCGAAAAAGCTATGCACCGAGCAGAAGTTGCACTGGAACGGACACCCCCTGGAGGTCAGGATGTGCGTGCCGGTCAGTCCCTGGTACTGGGGGGGAATCTCCGGGGATTTGTACTCGGAGAGATCGAAGGTATCGTAGACCGGCAGGGCCAGGCCGTTGAGCACGGTGCCCCGCTTGCGGGGCGGCGTCCTGACGAACGAATTCCCGGCCCGAAGGGCCAGCCCGCGCACGCGATGCACGTCGCCCCCCTGCTCGAAGCAACGGACCAGCTCAACGATGGTCTCCTCGCCCTCTCCCAGGGCCACCACGTCCACGGCCTTGTTCCTGAGCATGTGGCCGGGGAAGAACGTGGCGTGAGGTCCGCCCATGACGATGCGGGCCTCGGGCAGGACCATCCGCGCCAGGGTTGCCAGACGCAGGGCGTGGGCGCGCCCCAGGGTGAAGCAACTGATGCCCACCACGTCGGGCTGCTCGCGCTCCAGCAGCTCGGCCGCCGCCATCCAGGTATACGAGTGGAGGTCGTAGCAATGGGCCTCTATCCCGTCCATGCGGAGCGCGCCGGCCAGATAGGCGATGCCCAGCGGCACCCAGGTCTTGGGAGGCAACAGGTCCACTTCGGCCGTGGCCGGATTACGCAGTTTGGGCGCGGGCGGAGTCAGCAACAACACTTTCATGCGAAAAACCTCCTGGTAGAGCACGGGCTCGGTCGGAATTCCAACCCACCTCCAGTTGGCCGAGATGCTTCGTTTGTGCCATGAATCGCCCCGGCTTCCCCGCGAGGCGCACGGTGAAGGGGAAGCCGGGGGCTTGTTTTGTTCCTATGTGAGGAGGTGTCTCAGGAACATTGATCCATCATCACGAGGGGAGACGGAACGCCTTCTTTTCGAAGGAGGCGATCACGTCCTCCATGCCGAGCCGCTTCATGGTCTTTCTGGTCGGGAGCCCCGTCTCTCCATCCCAGCCCATGAGTTTGTAGTACTCGTCCTTCACCGCTTCGAAGTTCTCGCGGACGAGCGGCGGATGCGGGTGTTCCGCCGGTGGGTAAGGCGGCAGCAATCGCGTCTCCACGGCTGCGAAGAAGTGCGGAGGCAACTGGTCGTGTTCCTTGCGAAGGTTGACCTTTCTGCCGCCGCCCCATTCTATGGCGGTCAGCAGACGGTGCAGGACCCAGATCCTCGCGGCCTTGTCGTCGAGCGATTGCTGGGTCATCTTTTCCCCGGTAACCAGCTCGAACAACTTGTATTCCACGGAGATGTCCCCGGCGTAGTCGCGGTCCTTGCGCCCGCTGGTCATGATCGGGAAGACCCAGTCGCAGACCGTGATGCTGTCCTTGACGCAAGCCCGATAATGAATGAACTGCCCCAGGTAGGCATTGGCCTTGGCCGACTTGTCCCCGTTCCAGGTCAGGGGCTCGTTGCGATCGCGGTGCAGGTCGCTCAGGCCGTTCTCCGCGATCTCGCGTCCCCAGTGGCGGGTTGCCACGGGCAGGGCCTGTTCAAAGGTCAAGCCGGTCCACTCCAGCAGGTTGGTCATGGAGTGACGGTTGGGGTCGCGGTTCTCCACCGCGAAGTTGACCGCCCAGTAGTAGCCGAAGGTTCTCGGGTCATAGTGGGCCGACATGCCCCAGCCGCCGTTGCCGCCGACGACGCCGCCCATGATGCCTTCCATGTTCTCGAAGTAGAGGACCCGCTTGGCGGCCTCCTTCATGTGCAGGGACTCGAACTTGGCGGCGATGATGTCCACGGCCCGGCGGAAGCCTTCCGCCAGTGCGTCGCCCAGGAAGTCCGTGCGGAAGGTGATCATGTTCATCAGGGTCTCAAGGCCCACGGTGCTCAGGTCGCCCTTGGGCGGGTAGTGGCCCTTTTCCAAACCCTTCATATTGTCATTGCTGACCAGCTTGTGGGCGTTGAGGTGCCGGAGCAGGCTCTTGCCGTCGATCTCCTCGTCCTGCAGGTGCCAGACGAACTGGATCATGGGGAACATCTCGAAGGTGTCGATGCCCAGCTTGTTGGCCAGCTGGTTGGCCAGGAAGGTGGCCTTGTCGCGGTTGCCCATCCAGGAATAGAACCACTGGGTGCAGCTCACCGCACCGCCGCCCATGCCGTCCACGTTCATGTACGAGTAACAGCCCTGGGGGCAGGAGTAACAGGACTGGGACTTGATATGGTACTTGTTCAGCCAGGGTGCGCAGCTCTCGGTCTGGTCGAAGCGCAAGGCCTGCTTGTTGATGTCCTTGGGGTCGATGTGCTTCTCGGTCCAGCTCAGCGGACCGGTGGAAAGCGGCGTGGAGCCCAACGGACCGGGCTGGAACTCGCGCACGCTCTTCACGTACTTGACCAGGTTCTTCTTGTCCGCCACCTTCACGCCCTTGGTGCCGCGCACGGCGATGGCCTTGAGGTTCTTGGACCCCATGACCGCACCGAAACCGCCCTGACCCGCCGCGTTCCCGATGCGGTGGATGATGGGGGAAATGCGGACCAGGTTCTCGCCCGAGGGACCGATGACCGCGATCTGGACCTTTTCGTCGCCGACCTTGGCCTTGATCATGTCCTGGGTTTCGAAGGTGTCCTTGCCCCACATGGGCTGGGCGTCCTCGATGGTGACCTCGTCGTTGTTCACATTGATGAACACGGGCTTCTTGGCCTTGCCGTGGACCACGATGGCGTCGTAGCCGGCGAACTTCAGCTCGGCGCCCCAGTAGCCGCCGAAGCCGCTCCGGGTCACTAGCGGACGCTTGGACCCGGGCGCGTAGACGTGGGGAGAGATGGAGATGACCTCGGAACGTCCCGTGGAAGGTGCCAGGGACCCGGTAAGCGGGCCCACGGCAAAGACGATCCGGTTCTCCGGACTGAAGGGATCGACGGCGGGGGCCTCATCGTAGATGACCTTGTAGCCGATGCCGATTCCTCCGGTGTACTTGATATACTTGGACGTATCTTCCGTCTTTATGGAGCCGTCGTCCAGGTTGACTCGCAGAATCTTTCCAGCCCATCCATACATTGTGCTGTCTCCTTGCATATTGTGATTAGCCCAGTTCGATGAACTTGAGGGCGTCGGCCGGGCAGTACTTGACGCACTGCGGATCGCCGCCGCAGAGGTCGCACTTGGAGAAGATTCCCCTCTCCTCGTTCTCGATGATCATGTCGTACGGGCACGCCGCGAAGCACTCGCCGCACCCTTCGCACTTGGCCGGGTCGATGATGCGGGCACCGGTCTTGGGGTCCAGGATCAGCGCATCGTATTCGCAGGCCAGGTAGCAGTCGGCCATGTTGCACTGGCGGCAGACGTCGGGCATGACCGCCAGCTTCGCCAGGGTGTGCTGTGGATCATAGATGGTGTGAATCCGGGCCAGGGAAGGCTGACAGGCATCGTCATGCCCCAGGGAGCAGACTATCTCGCAGGTCCGGCAGCCAACGCAGGTGGTCGGGTCCGACACGAGCCAGGCGCGGGTGCCCGGAAGCTGGTCCGGCGTAATGCCCCTGTTGTAGTGCTCGGGCTTGAAGTTCTTGGGCGCGGCGATGGCCGCGGTGGCGAGGGTTCCGGCCACGACCTGGACGCCGAGGAACCCCAGCATCTTGCGTCGTGAAATCCCCGTCTTCTCGGGCAGGGACGTCTCTTCCATCGCCAGTTCTTGCCTGGCAGCCTCCTCCGTGACCGGAGCCGGGCTTTTCAGTTGGTTGGT encodes the following:
- a CDS encoding aldehyde ferredoxin oxidoreductase N-terminal domain-containing protein, with product MYGWAGKILRVNLDDGSIKTEDTSKYIKYTGGIGIGYKVIYDEAPAVDPFSPENRIVFAVGPLTGSLAPSTGRSEVISISPHVYAPGSKRPLVTRSGFGGYWGAELKFAGYDAIVVHGKAKKPVFINVNNDEVTIEDAQPMWGKDTFETQDMIKAKVGDEKVQIAVIGPSGENLVRISPIIHRIGNAAGQGGFGAVMGSKNLKAIAVRGTKGVKVADKKNLVKYVKSVREFQPGPLGSTPLSTGPLSWTEKHIDPKDINKQALRFDQTESCAPWLNKYHIKSQSCYSCPQGCYSYMNVDGMGGGAVSCTQWFYSWMGNRDKATFLANQLANKLGIDTFEMFPMIQFVWHLQDEEIDGKSLLRHLNAHKLVSNDNMKGLEKGHYPPKGDLSTVGLETLMNMITFRTDFLGDALAEGFRRAVDIIAAKFESLHMKEAAKRVLYFENMEGIMGGVVGGNGGWGMSAHYDPRTFGYYWAVNFAVENRDPNRHSMTNLLEWTGLTFEQALPVATRHWGREIAENGLSDLHRDRNEPLTWNGDKSAKANAYLGQFIHYRACVKDSITVCDWVFPIMTSGRKDRDYAGDISVEYKLFELVTGEKMTQQSLDDKAARIWVLHRLLTAIEWGGGRKVNLRKEHDQLPPHFFAAVETRLLPPYPPAEHPHPPLVRENFEAVKDEYYKLMGWDGETGLPTRKTMKRLGMEDVIASFEKKAFRLPS
- a CDS encoding PAS domain-containing sensor histidine kinase, which translates into the protein MTRHGSDEGGGRGRKAGIEDIIGIDSIKLGFFKEVQKTINELKASNIELEQKRRDVQDILNGIPDVVAVVSPDYRLLSVNNAFFETYRSPDDPLGEPCYKVFKGADGPCSPCPLLMARKEGKKVCRQLQIMQVDGENRQIECSAALMSGTEGNPDKVLLLHRDVTMEKQYQAKYFQAERMATIGVLAEGVAHEINNPLTSIRGFAEALSGYMGRLGSCLREGEECTDLLEVFAEYLDIVLKECNRCSEIVQNLLSFGHRDVRAMTIVNVNNIILNCLKLLHPRLSALPPGIISLSLSDEEPCVMGHPGELMQVALNLILNALYAVRESGSITIDSEVEGSMVLLRVIDTGHGIAQENIDKLFEPFFTTKPPGQGIGVGLSTCYNIIKKHGGEITASSEEGEGAVFEVILPFFSE
- a CDS encoding B12-binding domain-containing radical SAM protein produces the protein MKVLLLTPPAPKLRNPATAEVDLLPPKTWVPLGIAYLAGALRMDGIEAHCYDLHSYTWMAAAELLEREQPDVVGISCFTLGRAHALRLATLARMVLPEARIVMGGPHATFFPGHMLRNKAVDVVALGEGEETIVELVRCFEQGGDVHRVRGLALRAGNSFVRTPPRKRGTVLNGLALPVYDTFDLSEYKSPEIPPQYQGLTGTHILTSRGCPFQCNFCSVHSFFDGRWASRSPLNVIGEIEMLMERFDVRHIYFSDDLFSLNRERVISLCREIIDRKLEFLWMAETRVDLVDEELLAWMRRAGCYRIYYGVESGSPRVLKTANKGFTPDQVRDAFRFTHQAGMEPCCFLMVGNPGETMDTIGETVELIRDIRPATMPILGINTILPASAQYSRAKELRLISDEYWLSDEAPPLYTAEHDVDDLIYMQMMLTKGIAPEVYAHMCEMGFDEKYFLMRRMARDFAART
- a CDS encoding sigma-54-dependent transcriptional regulator, whose protein sequence is MEKTKSIRVLVVDDEFFIRKLAERELALPGREVTTADNAVQAMKLAAKQDFDVVLLDVRLPDGNGIRLLEHFRENLADVEVIMITGYSEVDSAVEAMKMGAYDYVTKPFSLDRMNMLIDRAYQRKLMQRELRQLRRRKGGEIMHRIIGSSSAMRHVEYLVDKVAPTEAPVLITGESGVGKNVVVNVLHSRSLRADMPLIIKNCGSFNKDLLRSELFGYCKGAFTGAEHSQEGVLAQADKGTIFFDEVGELPLEVQAMLLRVFESQKYRRVGDREERSVDVRFLFATNRDLSVEVEEGRFHEALYHRLNVFSIAIPPLRERKEDIPTLLEHFLEKLYPDRPPYRMSKRAKECMIAYDWPGNVRELRNVIERGIILAENDLITAKCLPLDIADSPEEGECCALPTLAQHERQYILRVMEHTGHNRTKAAGILGIGRKTLYRKLQSFGVV
- a CDS encoding 4Fe-4S dicluster domain-containing protein — protein: MSTTNQLKSPAPVTEEAARQELAMEETSLPEKTGISRRKMLGFLGVQVVAGTLATAAIAAPKNFKPEHYNRGITPDQLPGTRAWLVSDPTTCVGCRTCEIVCSLGHDDACQPSLARIHTIYDPQHTLAKLAVMPDVCRQCNMADCYLACEYDALILDPKTGARIIDPAKCEGCGECFAACPYDMIIENEERGIFSKCDLCGGDPQCVKYCPADALKFIELG
- a CDS encoding iron-containing alcohol dehydrogenase, translated to MDVFKFATPEFIFGRGSLQYASICAKRLGASKIFVVSDPGVEEAGWVEKLLDVLRAEDLDFVYYCDVSPNPRDFQVRKGVELYQREEADVIMALGGGSPMDTAKGIALIVSNGGDIRDYEGANQVRNPLPPMVFIPTTMGSESNISQFTVITDLERRVKMTLISRTLVPNISISDPLLLGTLTRELLIPPLYDSLAHAVESYVSPIANPFTEVWSLKGLDLLIRHIRPALEHLHIDDLEQLAIAGSSSGMAFTNASVGLGHALAHSLGGMFDVVHGTAHSLLLPVVMRYNLPACKEKMAKIGEIITGKRYGSDEETAMAGIAALEELREELGIPCRLREILPDRTMLSQASHNAVKDICMLTNPREATWKDILNLYYEAW